A single region of the Bacillus cereus genome encodes:
- a CDS encoding catalase, whose translation MDENYDKQRQSLLGKDFNEHGERNEKAIIHSQTVGSRGPVLKQDSVLHEALQEFIHEKILERPVHVKGYGAFGYFQTIYPMSEHTKLSFLQNSNAKVPVMVRFSFAVSTKGTPDTSRNVRGFATKFYTNDGVFDLLCNHIPVFSVRDPMRFPETIKALLPSPKNNLIDPDSFWSFVATAPESIHFVVRLYSDTGTAKSLRHIPGHSVNTYVWRNAEGNRKYIKYHWYPFEGVQFITSEEATKLAAENPDYSGKDLYDAIEAGKPVEYGLYVQLMDPKDEAHLSYDPLDDTKVWDEKAYPLIPVGKMVLNKNPENYMEQVEKVSFSPSNLLDGAELSDDKMLQGRANIYSDSQRRRIGPEFRKLQVNQQQDWTPANQITSGDGRYVEGKLERTSITKQDDFGQAGDFYAKLQPIEKEHLAENLANDLKVISNDIRKIVLGYFDQVSTDLKTRIETKMKEH comes from the coding sequence ATGGATGAAAACTATGATAAACAGAGGCAATCTTTACTAGGAAAAGACTTTAATGAACATGGAGAACGTAATGAAAAAGCTATAATTCACTCTCAAACAGTTGGTTCACGTGGACCTGTTTTAAAGCAAGATAGTGTGCTTCACGAGGCGTTACAAGAATTTATTCATGAAAAAATTTTAGAAAGACCTGTTCATGTAAAAGGTTACGGTGCATTCGGCTATTTCCAAACGATATATCCGATGTCAGAACATACTAAACTAAGTTTTTTACAAAATTCTAATGCGAAAGTTCCTGTTATGGTACGATTTTCATTTGCAGTTAGTACGAAAGGAACACCTGATACTTCTAGAAATGTACGCGGTTTTGCTACAAAATTTTATACAAATGATGGCGTTTTTGACCTTTTATGTAATCACATTCCTGTCTTTTCTGTTCGTGATCCGATGCGTTTCCCTGAAACAATTAAAGCGCTCTTACCTTCACCTAAAAATAACTTAATAGACCCTGATAGTTTTTGGAGTTTTGTCGCTACAGCACCAGAATCAATTCATTTTGTTGTCCGCTTATACTCTGATACTGGTACTGCAAAAAGCCTTCGCCACATCCCAGGACATAGTGTAAATACATATGTTTGGAGAAACGCTGAAGGTAATCGAAAGTATATAAAGTATCATTGGTATCCATTTGAAGGTGTACAATTCATTACTAGTGAGGAAGCAACTAAACTAGCTGCGGAAAACCCTGATTATAGCGGGAAAGATTTATACGATGCAATTGAGGCTGGTAAACCAGTGGAATATGGTCTATATGTCCAGCTCATGGATCCAAAAGATGAAGCTCATCTTTCTTATGATCCTTTAGATGATACAAAAGTATGGGACGAAAAGGCGTATCCTCTTATACCAGTCGGTAAAATGGTATTAAATAAAAATCCTGAAAATTATATGGAACAAGTCGAAAAAGTGTCCTTCTCTCCTTCTAATTTACTGGATGGAGCAGAACTATCTGATGATAAAATGCTACAGGGCCGTGCTAATATTTATAGCGATTCTCAAAGACGAAGAATTGGACCAGAATTTCGTAAATTACAGGTTAACCAGCAGCAAGATTGGACACCTGCTAATCAAATTACAAGCGGTGATGGAAGATACGTTGAAGGAAAACTTGAAAGAACTTCTATAACTAAGCAAGATGACTTTGGGCAGGCTGGTGATTTTTATGCGAAGTTACAACCGATAGAAAAAGAACATCTTGCTGAAAATTTAGCTAATGATTTGAAAGTCATTTCCAATGATATTAGGAAGATAGTTTTGGGGTATTTCGATCAAGTATCAACTGATTTGAAAACAAGAATTGAGACAAAAATGAAAGAGCATTAA
- the colA gene encoding collagenase ColA: protein MVKYSKISKLILGVGLVTISCNGLQIQAETKEKNVKNVLQMEPVGIQKSVDELAHSSKVQENASFTKRLKLSDLSQRPLAPNKDVKPLAEEKKYSMAELNQLSNKQLTDLLVTINWYQIPELFQFNSDSLKFYQDDSRMQAIINKLAEQGQAYTKDDSKGIETLVEALRAAFYLGFYHDELSKLNERSYHDKCLPALKTIAKNPNFKLGTSEQNKVISSYGKLIGNASADVETVLYAGEIFKQYNDNLATFIEDRTKGDAIYELMKGIDFDIQTDMYTTGKEPKDTMWYRNIDNFINEVNRFALIGTVTNKNGWLINNGIYYAGRLGKLYSTPTKGQQVVTEAMRIYPHFGEQYFVAAEQITTNYGGVDANGKTINLDQIREDGKKKYLPKTYTFDDGAIVFKAGDKVSEEKIKRLYWAAKEVRSQFYRTVGSDKPLESGHADDVLTMVIYNSPDEYQFNRQLYGYETNNGGIYIEGTGTFFTYERTPEQSIYSLEELFRHEFTHYLQGRYEVQGLWGQGEMYQNERLTWFEEGNAEFFAGSTRLDSVVPRKSIIGGLSYDPAKRYTASQTLNARYGTWDFYNYSFALQSYMYNNRPEMFDKVHDLIRANDVSSYDAYRSTLSKDNKLNEEYQSYMQMLIDNRDKYTIPQVSDEYLTQHDPKSLSDVTSDITNEAKLKDVKVTKNKSQFFNTFTLQGTYTGSAAKGEIEDWKVMNQATNDMLKRLSGKEWTGYKTLTAYFVNYRVNNAGQFEYDVVLSGVNTEEGTAVEKEPNNSFETANPLSLNTLLRGNLSDQDQVDRFVIDVKDPKDLQITITNEQNIGLNWVLYSESDLNNYVTYATKRDGNKLLGNYNAKPGKYYLSVYKYGGGTGNYTVEVK, encoded by the coding sequence TGTGAAGAACGTATTACAAATGGAGCCGGTAGGTATACAGAAATCCGTTGATGAGTTGGCACACTCTTCAAAAGTACAAGAAAATGCATCTTTTACAAAACGGTTAAAGTTATCGGATTTATCGCAGCGTCCGCTAGCGCCAAACAAGGATGTTAAACCGTTAGCTGAAGAAAAAAAGTATTCGATGGCTGAGTTAAATCAATTAAGTAACAAACAATTAACTGATCTTCTTGTGACAATTAATTGGTATCAAATTCCGGAATTATTTCAGTTTAATAGTGATAGTCTCAAATTCTATCAAGATGATAGCCGAATGCAAGCGATTATTAATAAACTAGCAGAACAAGGACAAGCTTATACGAAAGATGATTCAAAAGGGATTGAAACATTAGTAGAAGCTTTACGTGCAGCATTTTATTTAGGTTTTTACCATGATGAATTAAGCAAACTAAATGAGCGTAGCTACCATGATAAATGTTTACCGGCTTTAAAAACAATTGCAAAAAATCCGAATTTCAAACTTGGTACATCAGAACAAAATAAAGTTATTTCATCATATGGAAAATTAATTGGAAATGCATCGGCTGATGTTGAAACGGTTTTATATGCAGGTGAAATTTTCAAACAATACAACGATAATCTTGCAACTTTCATTGAAGACCGAACGAAAGGAGACGCTATTTATGAGTTGATGAAGGGGATTGACTTTGATATTCAGACGGATATGTACACGACTGGAAAAGAGCCAAAAGATACGATGTGGTATCGAAATATTGATAACTTTATAAATGAAGTAAATCGTTTTGCACTAATTGGTACAGTAACAAATAAAAACGGCTGGTTAATTAATAATGGAATTTATTATGCTGGTCGATTAGGCAAGCTTTATAGTACACCAACAAAAGGCCAGCAAGTTGTTACCGAAGCGATGAGGATTTATCCACATTTTGGGGAGCAATATTTTGTTGCAGCAGAACAAATTACTACAAATTACGGAGGAGTAGATGCGAACGGAAAAACAATAAATTTAGATCAAATTCGAGAAGATGGTAAAAAGAAATATTTACCGAAAACGTATACGTTTGATGATGGAGCAATTGTCTTTAAAGCTGGGGATAAAGTTAGTGAAGAGAAAATTAAGCGTCTATACTGGGCGGCAAAAGAAGTACGTTCTCAATTTTATCGTACAGTTGGTAGCGATAAACCACTTGAAAGTGGACATGCTGATGATGTACTAACGATGGTTATTTATAATAGTCCAGATGAGTATCAATTTAATCGCCAACTGTACGGATATGAAACGAATAATGGTGGAATTTATATTGAAGGGACAGGAACGTTCTTTACATATGAACGTACACCAGAGCAAAGTATTTATAGTTTGGAAGAATTGTTCCGCCATGAATTTACGCACTACTTACAGGGAAGATACGAAGTTCAGGGATTATGGGGCCAAGGGGAAATGTATCAAAATGAACGTTTAACATGGTTTGAAGAAGGGAATGCAGAGTTCTTTGCAGGTTCAACGCGATTAGATAGTGTAGTACCGCGAAAAAGTATAATTGGTGGATTATCTTATGATCCTGCAAAACGTTATACAGCATCACAAACATTAAATGCGAGATATGGAACGTGGGATTTTTATAACTATTCGTTTGCATTGCAATCATATATGTATAATAACCGTCCTGAAATGTTCGATAAAGTGCATGATTTAATTCGTGCAAATGATGTTTCAAGTTACGATGCATACCGTTCTACATTAAGCAAAGATAATAAATTAAATGAAGAATATCAATCTTATATGCAAATGCTTATTGATAATCGTGATAAGTATACAATTCCACAAGTATCAGATGAGTATTTAACTCAGCATGATCCAAAATCGCTTTCGGACGTTACTTCAGATATCACTAATGAAGCAAAGTTAAAAGATGTGAAGGTAACAAAAAATAAATCACAATTCTTTAATACATTTACACTACAGGGGACATATACAGGAAGTGCGGCAAAAGGAGAAATTGAGGACTGGAAAGTGATGAATCAAGCAACGAATGATATGTTGAAACGTCTTTCAGGAAAAGAGTGGACTGGATATAAAACATTGACTGCTTACTTTGTAAATTACCGTGTTAATAATGCTGGACAATTTGAATATGATGTTGTGCTTAGTGGAGTGAATACAGAAGAAGGTACGGCTGTAGAAAAAGAACCGAATAATTCATTTGAAACAGCGAATCCACTATCTTTAAATACGTTACTAAGAGGAAACTTAAGCGATCAAGATCAGGTTGACCGATTTGTTATTGATGTAAAGGACCCAAAAGATTTACAAATTACTATTACGAACGAACAAAATATTGGATTGAACTGGGTACTATATTCTGAATCAGACTTAAATAATTATGTAACTTATGCAACAAAACGTGATGGAAACAAATTGCTTGGCAATTATAATGCAAAGCCAGGGAAATATTATTTAAGTGTATATAAATATGGCGGGGGAACAGGGAATTATACAGTGGAAGTAAAATAG
- a CDS encoding AAA family ATPase, protein MINKLKENIGSVFIGKENVIDLLLVSLLADGHVLLEDVPGTGKTLLAKTISKSIGGNFSRVQFTPDVLPSDVTGIEYFNPKTSEFELRLGPVMTNILLADEINRAMPRTQSSLLEAMEERQVTLEKQSTPLPKPFFVIATQNPIESQGTFPLPDAQLDRFLMTISIGYPSPEDELKMMRRFRNNAPLENVTSVITLDAILETQKRVKEIFVSEPLEHYIIKLAHATRNHDYIANGVSPRATLALVRAVQALAFLRGREYCTPEDIQFLVPSVWNHRIVLSMEGALRTTKNELMQRILKEVDVPVEIEQA, encoded by the coding sequence ATGATAAATAAATTGAAAGAAAACATAGGATCTGTTTTTATCGGTAAAGAAAATGTTATAGATCTATTACTCGTTTCATTGCTTGCTGACGGACATGTGCTTCTGGAAGATGTGCCTGGCACCGGAAAAACATTACTTGCAAAAACAATTTCTAAAAGCATTGGTGGTAATTTTTCTCGCGTTCAATTTACCCCTGATGTACTTCCGAGTGATGTAACAGGTATTGAATATTTCAATCCGAAAACAAGTGAATTCGAATTACGACTTGGACCAGTTATGACAAATATACTACTTGCAGATGAAATTAACCGCGCGATGCCGAGAACACAATCTAGTTTGTTAGAAGCGATGGAAGAACGACAAGTAACGCTCGAAAAGCAGTCTACTCCTCTTCCGAAACCGTTCTTTGTTATTGCGACGCAAAACCCAATTGAATCACAAGGAACTTTCCCTCTTCCAGATGCACAGCTTGATCGCTTTTTAATGACGATTTCAATTGGTTATCCGTCTCCTGAAGATGAGCTAAAAATGATGCGTCGTTTTCGTAACAATGCACCACTAGAAAACGTCACATCTGTTATTACTTTAGATGCTATTTTAGAAACACAGAAACGAGTAAAAGAAATTTTCGTATCAGAACCGTTAGAACACTACATTATTAAACTTGCTCACGCTACAAGAAATCATGATTACATCGCTAACGGTGTAAGTCCACGTGCCACACTTGCTTTAGTGCGTGCAGTTCAAGCACTAGCCTTTTTACGCGGGAGAGAATATTGTACGCCTGAAGATATACAATTTTTAGTTCCTTCTGTTTGGAATCACCGTATCGTCTTGTCAATGGAAGGAGCTTTACGTACGACAAAAAATGAATTAATGCAAAGGATTTTAAAAGAAGTTGACGTACCTGTGGAGATTGAACAAGCATGA
- a CDS encoding PadR family transcriptional regulator — protein MNAKAQKYIPLTEATYYILLSLVKPMHGYGIMQMVEEMTNGEVKLGPGTLYGNTTKLLKEKLIVEVASTDRKKCYELTPFGREVLELEYNRLQRSVRNGNSILGE, from the coding sequence ATGAATGCGAAAGCGCAAAAATATATTCCGTTAACTGAGGCAACATATTACATATTATTGTCACTTGTGAAGCCAATGCACGGTTACGGAATTATGCAAATGGTAGAAGAGATGACAAATGGGGAAGTAAAACTCGGTCCTGGTACTTTATATGGGAATACGACGAAGTTACTAAAAGAGAAATTGATTGTTGAAGTTGCCTCTACAGACAGAAAGAAGTGCTACGAGTTAACACCATTTGGTAGAGAAGTGTTAGAGCTAGAGTATAACAGATTGCAGAGATCTGTAAGGAATGGAAACAGTATATTAGGGGAGTGA
- a CDS encoding MFS transporter produces the protein MQQNNDLNFEPQDVNIVNPKQARKAVIATGIGNAMEWFDFGLYAYLAVILSQLFFSGVNNSGLQLVLTFGTFAAAFLVRPIGGIFFGRIGDKYGRKIVLSTTIILMALSTLFIALLPTYEQIGVWAPILLLIARMIQGFSTGGEYSGAMVYIAESSPDKKRGILGSGLEIGTLSGYIAASVIVTILTLLLTDEQMLSWGWRIPFLIAAPIGLVGLYLRRHLDESPIFEEMEKAQEESEDNEQFSFIDILKYHKKDFVLSTVIVAFFNITNYMILSYIPSYLTQVLKVKETTGLLIISITMALMIPLALYFGKLSDKVGNKRVVQIGLLGLTVFAIPAFLLIGNGHIVAMFAGIFVLGFFLSVYEGTLPSLLPALFFTDVRYRALSISFNISVSIFGGTTPLVCSYLVHATGNPLAPAFYLTGVSVIGLVVFSVLFVTTSGRALKGSYPTVESKKEAHLIAKEDPEETLWWHEESLAIEAGKKA, from the coding sequence ATGCAACAAAATAATGATTTAAATTTTGAACCTCAAGACGTTAATATTGTCAATCCTAAACAAGCGAGGAAAGCAGTTATTGCTACTGGCATTGGGAATGCAATGGAGTGGTTTGACTTCGGATTATACGCGTATTTAGCAGTAATTTTAAGTCAATTATTCTTCTCAGGTGTGAATAATAGTGGTTTGCAACTTGTACTAACATTTGGTACATTTGCGGCGGCCTTTCTCGTTCGACCAATCGGAGGTATTTTCTTTGGTAGAATAGGAGATAAGTATGGCCGAAAGATTGTTTTAAGTACAACTATTATTTTAATGGCACTTTCTACATTATTCATCGCATTACTACCAACCTATGAACAAATTGGTGTATGGGCACCAATACTACTTTTAATTGCGCGAATGATTCAAGGCTTCTCTACAGGCGGCGAATATTCAGGAGCAATGGTTTATATCGCAGAATCTTCTCCAGATAAAAAGCGTGGTATACTCGGTAGTGGTCTTGAAATCGGGACACTCTCAGGTTACATTGCTGCTTCGGTAATTGTTACCATTTTGACGTTATTGTTAACAGATGAGCAAATGCTCAGCTGGGGATGGCGTATTCCTTTCTTAATTGCTGCACCAATTGGTTTGGTCGGTTTATATTTACGACGTCATTTAGATGAATCTCCAATTTTTGAAGAGATGGAAAAAGCACAAGAGGAATCTGAAGACAATGAACAATTTTCATTTATTGATATATTAAAATATCATAAAAAAGACTTCGTATTAAGCACAGTAATTGTTGCCTTCTTTAACATTACAAACTATATGATCCTTTCGTATATTCCTTCTTACTTAACACAAGTACTAAAAGTCAAAGAAACAACTGGCTTATTAATTATTTCAATTACGATGGCACTTATGATTCCACTGGCACTTTATTTCGGTAAATTAAGTGATAAAGTAGGTAATAAACGCGTAGTGCAAATTGGTTTACTTGGTTTAACTGTATTTGCAATTCCGGCATTTTTACTAATAGGTAACGGACATATTGTAGCTATGTTTGCGGGTATTTTCGTCTTAGGTTTCTTCCTTAGTGTTTATGAAGGAACATTGCCTTCGTTATTACCAGCACTCTTTTTCACCGATGTACGTTATCGTGCACTATCTATCTCCTTTAATATTTCTGTATCTATATTTGGCGGGACAACACCGCTCGTATGTTCATACTTAGTTCACGCTACTGGTAACCCGCTCGCACCAGCATTTTATTTAACTGGTGTAAGTGTAATTGGATTAGTTGTATTTAGTGTACTGTTTGTTACAACATCAGGACGTGCACTAAAAGGATCTTATCCTACCGTAGAATCGAAGAAAGAAGCACATTTAATCGCTAAAGAAGACCCTGAAGAAACACTTTGGTGGCATGAAGAATCTTTAGCAATTGAAGCAGGAAAAAAAGCATAA
- a CDS encoding DUF4018 domain-containing protein, translated as MKTWLYHIHDFILLLLLSLLTERDELIGIAIFLTTGYVGVFLIHKLMKKKITGFVILLVLQIVLFSLFLPFSLFGTIILPLFFFIIHAVGPGYPVQKSLGGIVWFVVSAIFYAPFPPLWKLLILALHLMITFWLTGANRKQQLLRFASIITIGVMSMLIVQVFPFIRLMFGFMTEVIALGVGYALMPLIKAAELKDTEDVWANKGHLLKPRIEDGKKLPDFDPILINSITVLVCTAIAIYVVWKIVKKRKHLSLPNMPVFESTIITDKEGISQKRTKRNKPPHNEIRREIFKLESKLAPPLNRERGETIEAWLERINEEEGLNIQRHIIIDAYNAVRYSNREDTILLQEFKKEINKLYAYQKGLKKKKK; from the coding sequence TTGAAAACTTGGCTATATCACATTCATGATTTCATTCTGCTCCTCCTGCTTTCATTATTAACAGAAAGAGATGAACTAATTGGCATTGCAATATTTTTAACAACAGGCTATGTAGGAGTATTTCTTATTCATAAATTAATGAAGAAAAAAATAACAGGATTTGTAATACTTTTAGTTCTTCAAATAGTTCTTTTCTCTTTATTTTTACCTTTTTCTCTTTTTGGCACAATCATATTACCACTATTTTTCTTTATCATACATGCGGTCGGACCTGGATATCCAGTTCAAAAATCTCTAGGTGGTATTGTATGGTTTGTCGTTTCAGCTATATTTTATGCACCCTTTCCACCGTTATGGAAATTATTAATATTAGCCTTACATCTTATGATTACATTTTGGCTAACCGGGGCAAATCGTAAACAACAACTATTACGTTTTGCCTCAATCATTACGATTGGTGTAATGAGTATGTTAATTGTTCAAGTGTTCCCTTTTATTCGACTTATGTTTGGTTTTATGACGGAAGTTATCGCATTAGGAGTCGGCTATGCTTTAATGCCATTAATTAAAGCAGCTGAATTAAAAGACACTGAAGATGTTTGGGCAAATAAAGGACATCTCTTAAAACCACGAATTGAAGACGGGAAAAAACTTCCTGACTTTGACCCAATACTTATTAATAGCATTACAGTATTAGTCTGTACAGCCATCGCTATTTATGTCGTTTGGAAAATAGTAAAAAAACGAAAACATTTAAGTTTACCAAATATGCCTGTCTTTGAATCTACAATCATTACTGATAAAGAAGGAATTAGTCAAAAACGAACGAAGCGAAATAAACCACCACATAACGAAATTCGAAGAGAAATTTTCAAACTGGAGAGTAAGTTAGCCCCTCCTTTAAACCGTGAACGAGGAGAAACAATTGAAGCTTGGCTAGAGAGAATTAATGAAGAAGAAGGTTTAAATATTCAGAGGCATATAATTATAGATGCGTATAATGCAGTACGTTATTCAAATCGTGAAGATACTATACTTCTGCAAGAATTTAAGAAAGAAATTAATAAGCTTTATGCGTATCAGAAAGGTTTGAAAAAGAAGAAAAAATGA
- a CDS encoding aspartate aminotransferase family protein, whose protein sequence is MSDWSQLDKEYMMPTYCRTGVAIERGEGSKLYDVDGKEYLDLFSGVGVNVLGYNHPKIVQTTMEQVTKSLHLPFHFLNPVAIEYAKKLVDCSLKNGKVFFTNSGTEATETTLKLIDKYRANTHEEREGIVVLKNSFHGRTLGALHFTRQESVYQNFPKTSIPVYEVERENIEQLEETIIHENPIAIMLEPVLGSGGIYPLSREYLHGVQNLCEKYNVLLIVDEVQSGMGRTGKLFAYQNFNITPDIIQIGKGAGGGIPLGGIIVGEKLCDVFAPGDHGTTFAHSSMGTALGLTVLNTLIDDGLMQEAYEMSLYLNDKLREIQNENSYYIQEVRHAGMMFGISLNDTNTNVKKLQVELMEKGMLVDVTQGNIIRLLPPYIITKEEIDAFIYEFISCIHSLSAIASV, encoded by the coding sequence ATGTCGGATTGGTCTCAATTAGATAAAGAATATATGATGCCTACGTATTGTCGTACGGGGGTTGCGATAGAAAGAGGAGAAGGAAGTAAACTTTATGATGTAGATGGTAAAGAGTATTTAGATTTATTTTCTGGTGTAGGAGTAAATGTATTAGGATACAATCATCCTAAAATTGTGCAAACGACAATGGAGCAAGTTACGAAGTCATTGCATCTACCGTTTCATTTTTTAAACCCAGTTGCGATTGAGTATGCAAAGAAATTAGTTGATTGCTCTTTAAAAAACGGAAAGGTCTTTTTTACAAACTCAGGTACGGAAGCGACAGAAACAACGTTGAAATTAATTGATAAGTATAGAGCTAATACGCATGAGGAACGTGAAGGAATCGTAGTGCTGAAGAATAGTTTCCACGGACGTACGTTAGGAGCACTTCATTTTACGAGACAAGAAAGTGTATATCAAAATTTCCCTAAAACATCGATTCCGGTATATGAAGTAGAGCGTGAGAATATAGAGCAATTAGAAGAAACAATAATTCATGAAAATCCAATTGCGATTATGTTAGAGCCTGTTTTAGGAAGCGGCGGTATATATCCTTTATCGCGTGAATATTTACATGGTGTTCAAAACTTATGTGAGAAATATAATGTACTACTTATTGTTGATGAAGTACAAAGTGGTATGGGGAGAACAGGAAAACTATTCGCTTATCAAAATTTCAATATTACACCCGATATTATTCAAATTGGCAAAGGAGCAGGAGGCGGGATACCGCTAGGTGGAATTATTGTAGGTGAAAAATTATGTGATGTATTTGCACCAGGAGATCACGGCACAACGTTTGCTCATTCTTCAATGGGAACAGCTTTAGGGTTAACGGTTTTAAATACATTGATTGACGATGGTTTAATGCAAGAAGCTTATGAAATGTCACTATATTTAAATGATAAATTGCGAGAAATTCAGAATGAAAATTCTTATTATATTCAGGAAGTACGTCATGCTGGTATGATGTTTGGAATTAGTTTGAATGATACGAATACAAATGTAAAGAAATTACAGGTAGAGCTAATGGAGAAAGGGATGTTAGTTGATGTTACACAAGGGAACATCATCCGTTTACTTCCTCCATATATAATTACAAAAGAAGAGATTGATGCATTTATTTATGAGTTTATCTCCTGTATTCATAGCTTATCAGCTATAGCAAGTGTTTAA
- a CDS encoding DUF58 domain-containing protein: protein MNRQRVVTVPLFFQLHIIQLTVPVALLFTFFFPQRMLMFLFFFYYLFAIFIYKYVTFIEKKFQVINEKQITRLFPDESGQFFIHLKNGASIPLVNGVCYFHLNSSLIPHKDQGIEQISKTLFSFPFSQPAHSAQKWDLTLTATKRGVFQIEQFECVLKDPFHLLTVHLPVFDKLKTEIIVYPTPKEVAGLQELQQLLTGSYRTSFSFYNDETSIIGVKRYERESFRSIHWKASAKMQALQAKQYEPVKNYSWTICLSLAADRGFGWKENVEDLISFTTYICQFATKHQIPFELFISVLAETGALHLPLNEGQTHYGKALEELARISDDSTLLPKQGFLHYVTRKRERSSTLIYIGLQKNELPLLSQPTFLINNEGMVEKLENLAISHS from the coding sequence ATGAATAGACAGCGCGTTGTAACTGTACCTTTATTTTTCCAACTTCATATTATTCAATTAACTGTTCCAGTCGCGTTGCTTTTCACATTCTTTTTCCCGCAACGAATGCTTATGTTTCTCTTTTTCTTTTATTATTTATTTGCTATTTTCATTTATAAATATGTCACTTTTATAGAGAAAAAGTTTCAAGTAATAAACGAGAAACAAATAACGCGGCTATTTCCTGATGAATCTGGACAGTTTTTTATTCATTTAAAAAATGGGGCAAGCATACCACTCGTAAACGGTGTTTGTTATTTTCATTTAAATTCATCTCTTATACCGCATAAGGATCAAGGGATTGAACAAATATCGAAAACGTTATTTTCTTTCCCATTTTCACAACCTGCTCATTCAGCACAAAAATGGGATTTAACATTAACCGCAACGAAGCGTGGTGTCTTTCAAATTGAACAGTTCGAATGTGTTTTAAAAGATCCTTTTCATCTTTTAACTGTACATTTACCTGTTTTCGATAAGTTAAAAACTGAAATTATTGTATACCCTACTCCTAAAGAAGTAGCCGGTTTACAAGAACTTCAGCAACTATTAACAGGTTCGTATCGAACGAGTTTCTCTTTTTACAATGATGAAACATCTATTATCGGTGTAAAGCGCTACGAGCGTGAATCATTCCGCTCTATTCATTGGAAAGCATCCGCCAAAATGCAGGCGTTACAAGCGAAGCAATATGAACCTGTAAAGAATTATAGTTGGACGATTTGTCTTTCTTTAGCTGCTGATCGCGGATTCGGTTGGAAAGAAAATGTAGAAGACCTTATTTCATTTACAACATACATTTGTCAATTCGCAACGAAGCATCAAATACCGTTTGAATTATTTATTAGTGTATTAGCAGAAACTGGTGCATTGCATTTACCATTAAACGAAGGACAAACACATTACGGGAAGGCTTTGGAAGAATTAGCACGTATTTCAGATGATAGTACGTTACTTCCGAAACAAGGATTCCTTCATTATGTCACGAGAAAAAGAGAGCGATCATCTACATTGATTTACATTGGTCTGCAGAAGAATGAGCTTCCTCTTCTATCTCAGCCTACGTTTCTCATTAATAATGAAGGGATGGTGGAAAAGCTTGAAAACTTGGCTATATCACATTCATGA